One part of the Ranitomeya imitator isolate aRanImi1 chromosome 10, aRanImi1.pri, whole genome shotgun sequence genome encodes these proteins:
- the AGTRAP gene encoding type-1 angiotensin II receptor-associated protein produces MELPAINLKAIVFVHWLLTVFAESTYPNWLPNAYCLSNFSVLALGVWAVAQRDSVDAIFMFMVGLVVTVVLDILLLALYYSRSELAFEKSQDRDLFRFSGGMAILSLILKPLSCFFIYHMYVERGGDCSINLGLITVSRDRSAYQTIDHTDTSAEQDKLPSRY; encoded by the exons ATGGAGCTGCCGGCCATCAACCTGAAG GCGATCGTCTTCGTGCACTGGCTGCTGACCGTTTT CGCGGAGTCTACGTACCCGAATTGGCTGCCAAATGCCTATTGTTTGTCAAACTTCTCCGTCCTGGCTCTGGGGGTCTGGGCCGTTGCCCAAAGGGACTCTGTGGACGCCATCTTTATG TTTATGGTGGGACTGGTGGTCACCGTTGTATTGGACATCCTCCTCCTCGCCCTGTATTACTCCCGCTCCGAACTAGCCTTTGAAAAGTCGCAGGACCGCGACCTGTTCCGATTCAGCGGAGGAATGGCGATCCTGAGTCTGATCCTCAAGCCCTTGTCCTGCTTCTTCATTTACCACATGTACGTGGAACGAGGGGGAGACTGTAGCATCAACTTGG GCCTCATCACCGTCTCCCGAGATCGAAGCGCTTATCAGACAATCGACCACACGGACACGTCGGCCGAACAAGACAAACTGCCCTCCCGTTACTGA
- the DRAXIN gene encoding draxin, with protein MPYPFGGLLQLVVVLLLIMNILTCANAFEPRARRKKISENKYSEDVWHQVHPERPHRRSGAARKDRTRSGVPSFVAGEDAGESGDNGHLGTSKQEGFQRFEFPYHERENQPPGIHSKGRKHKAQKRGNHKVKHHRGRGFEVEPSGLLKEDLSLREPTQLIHVALSPGVSVTAPPLTVTKPMYITEQEPTAMVETPRRSKSHGKKGGDVMPTLDMTMFDWTDYEDMKPDTWPSPKKGKREKLNMTSMGEEEPCDHHLDCLPGSCCDLREHLCKPHNRGLNNKCYDDCMCTEGLRCYAKFHRNQRVTRRKGRCVDPESINKDRGSFISV; from the exons ATGCCGTATCCCTTCGGCGGACTTCTCCAGCTAGTTGTCGTGCTGCTTTTAATTATGAATATCTTGACGTGTGCCAACGCATTCGAGCCCAGAGCCAGACGAAAGAAAATCTCCGAGAACAAGTATAGTGAAGACGTGTGGCATCAAGTACATCCCGAGAGACCACACAGAAGGTCAGGAGCGGCCAGGAAAGATAGGACTCGTAGTGGGGTGCCATCTTTTGTAGCTGGAGAAGATGCGGGGGAGTCGGGAGATAACGGGCATCTGGGCACGAGTAAGCAAGAAGGGTTCCAACGTTTCGAATTTCCTTATCATGAGAGAGAAAATCAACCACCAGGGATTCACTCTAAGGGAAGAAAGCACAAGGCGCAAAAAAGGGGCAATCACAAGGTGAAGCACCACAGAG GCAGAGGCTTTGAAGTCGAGCCCAGTGGTCTTTTGAAAGAAGATTTAAGCCTCCGAGAGCCCACCCAGCTCATTCATGTGGCGCTGTCTCCCGGTGTGTCAGTCACCGCGCCGCCATTAACCGTCACCAAGCCGATGTATATTACCGAGCAGGAACCCACGGCGATGGTGGAGACGCCACGCCGCAGCAAG TCCCACGGGAAGAAGGGGGGAGACGTGATGCCGACATTAGACATGACCATGTTTGACTGGACAGATTACGAAGACATGAAGCCCGACACGTGGCCATCGCCAAAGAAAG GGAAACGAGAAAAACTGAATATGACCTCAATGGGTGAAGAGGAACCGTGCGACCATCATCTGGACTGTCTGCCAG gatcgtGCTGTGATTTACGGGAACATCTCTGCAAGCCTCACAACCGAGGGCTTAATAACAAGTGTTACGACGACTGCATGTGCACCGAAG GGCTCCGATGCTACGCCAAGTTCCACCGCAATCAAAGAGTCACTAGGAGGAAAGGACGATGCGTTGACCCCGAGTCCATTAACAAAGATCGGGGATCGTTTATTTCTGTCTGA